A genomic window from Triticum urartu cultivar G1812 chromosome 7, Tu2.1, whole genome shotgun sequence includes:
- the LOC125518645 gene encoding uncharacterized protein LOC125518645, which produces MFLYRAQVDAWAKEAVEPTDQRVGIQRATDKANDGTHANGAAGVRCNTILLLATLVATVTYAAGFNPPGGVWQETVDATGQFAGDSIIRTTSYHRYLVFYYCNATAFASSLVIILAILFLTLMEEKKKNRVTLLPLRAVMLVDLLSVMGAYAAGTCRDKPTTIFSSVLVVAVVAYLALQMVLASLPEDKHSYIDAVHEKRLRKVLMLLATFAVSVTYVAGMSTPGGFWDNSENGHSPGDAILKDSHGKRLTVFLFFNALAFVASLLIIVVLLDRKPRVTEAYWFIAVALISLIVSYTAGSCRETDTNFYVGSLVIAVLAFMALLQVAVIQGTIKAASDTRFWTKIKSFHRSSTRVAAEHARSLVLLLATLAATITYQAGLDPPGGFWPGNRDGHMAGDPILLTVNAKRYKAFFYCNSVAFVASLVAIILVQSKVMLQTHVLEAAMILDLFGLIGAYAAGSSRDLTTSIYAMALAGAVLVYVVIHVVFFTLNHATNPTKEEIKSVEKRRKRLLLFAVLAATITYQAGLTPPGGFRLQDDSRHHAGDPVLLYNFPRRYTAFFYCNTVSFMLSIALIILLVNPHLYRPAIRSYALAVCTGAGMFGLMGAYAAGSTQHLKTSIYIFVLVVVVLVVIALLLLVFLLKERNNIPEDTAGELEPIEVSSCTPGKEKHVMRKYLMLLGILVASVTYQAGLDPPGGAWQHSGNGYDAGNPIMHDNQRHRYLAFFYSNSTSFVASIVVIIILLLEWKDEKKWSLKVMNTTIVLDLLALLVAYAAGSSRGWKTSMYVVALVTAVLVYVAIHIVLAISCCHSPQEEESSVDPA; this is translated from the exons TACAATCCTGCTGCTGGCAACGCTGGTGGCCACGGTGACATATGCCGCGGGGTTCAACCCACCGGGGGGCGTCTGGCAGGAGACTGTCGACGCCACGGGCCAATTCGCAGGCGACTCCATTATCCGGACCACCAGCTACCACCGGTACCTGGTGTTCTACTACTGCAACGCCACCGCATTTGCCTCGTCACTCGTGATCATCCTCGCCATCCTCTTCCTCACCCTCAtggaagagaaaaagaagaaccGCGTCACCCTCCTGCCACTGCGGGCGGTCATGCTTGTGGACCTGCTAAGCGTCATGGGAGCCTATGCTGCCGGGACATGCCGCGACAAGCCCACGACCATCTTCTCCTCGGTGCTGGTGGTTGCCGTCGTTGCCTACCTTGCTCTTCAGATGGTGCTAGCCTCGTTGCCAGAAGACAAGCACAGCTACATCGACGCAGTGCATGAGAAACGGCTACGAAAGGTCCTGATGCTGCTCGCGACGTTCGCGGTGAGCGTGACATACGTTGCCGGGATGAGCACGCCAGGCGGCTTCTGGGACAACAGTGAGAACGGCCACAGCCCTGGCGACGCGATCCTCAAGGACAGCCACGGCAAGCGCCTGACGGTGTTCTTGTTCTTCAATGCCCTGGCGTTCGTGGCGTCCTTGCTCATCATTGTGGTGCTTCTGGACAGAAAACCTCGTGTGACTGAGGCATACTGGTTCATCGCCGTCGCGCTGATCAGCCTCATCGTCTCATACACCGCAGGCAGCTGCAGGGAGACCGACACCAACTTCTATGTGGGCAGCCTGGTTATTGCCGTCCTGGCATTCATGGCATTGCTGCAAGTTGCAGTTATTCAAGGTACCATAAAAGCTGCAAGCGATACCAGGTTCTGGACCAAAATCAAAAGCTTCCATCGTTCG AGCACCAG GGTCGCAGCGGAGCATGCTCGTTCCCTTGTACTGTTACTAGCCACTCTTGCCGCAACCATCACTTACCAAGCAGGGCTGGATCCTCCCGGTGGCTTCTGGCCGGGTAATCGGGACGGCCACATGGCTGGTGACCCGATCCTCCTCACCGTGAACGCTAAGAGGTACAAGGCCTTCTTCTACTGCAACTCTGTCGCCTTCGTAGCCTCCTTGGTGGCCATCATCCTGGTCCAAAGCAAGGTTATGCTCcagacacacgtgctcgaggcAGCCATGATACTGGACTTGTTTGGCCTCATCGGAGCATATGCTGCGGGAAGCTCTCGGGACTTGACCACCTCCATTTATGCCATGGCCTTGGCTGGCGCCGTCCTGGTCTATGTAGTGATCCATGTTGTCTTCTTCACACTGAACCATGCCACCAACCCCACCAAAGAAGAAATTAAGTCCGTGGAGAAGAGGCGCAAGCGGTTGCTCCTTTTCGCAGTCTTGGCCGCAACCATCACTTATCAAGCTGGGTTGACCCCTCCTGGCGGTTTCCGGCTCCAAGATGATAGCAGGCACCACGCTGGGGATCCAGTCCTCCTATACAACTTTCCCCGGCGTTACACAGCCTTCTTCTACTGCAACACGGTGAGCTTCATGCTGTCCATCGCACTGATCATACTGCTCGTGAACCCACATCTATACAGGCCTGCGATTCGAAGCTATGCACTCGCTGTTTGCACAGGGGCGGGCATGTTTGGTCTGATGGGAGCATATGCTGCCGGAAGCACGCAACATCTGAAAACATCCATCTACATTTTCGTCTTGGTGGTTGTGGTCCTCGTCGTTATAGCTTTACTGCTCCTGGTATTCTTGTTGAAGGAAAGGAACAACATACCTGAAGACACGGCCGGTGAACTGGAGCCCATTGAGGTAAGCAGTTGTACACCAGGAAAGGAAAAACATGTCATGCGCAAATATCTGATGCTGCTAGGAATCTTGGTGGCAAGCGTCACCTACCAGGCCGGCCTAGATCCACCAGGCGGAGCTTGGCAGCACAGTGGGAATGGATACGACGCGGGCAACCCAATCATGCATGACAACCAGAGGCACCGTTACCTCGCCTTCTTCTACAGCAACTCCACGTCCTTCGTGGCGTCCATTGTTGTTATCATCATTTTGCTACTGGAGTGGAAGGACGAGAAGAAATGGTCGCTCAAGGTCATGAACACGACGATTGTGCTGGATTTGCTCGCTCTCCTAGTGGCCTACGCAGCAGGCTCCAGCAGGGGGTGGAAGACGTCTATGTATGTCGTTGCACTAGTGACCGCCGTGCTGGTATATGTTGCAATCCATATAGTGCTGGCAATCTCATGTTGTCATAGCCCGCAGGAAGAGGAGAGCAGTGTGGATCCTGCATAG